A region of Paractinoplanes abujensis DNA encodes the following proteins:
- a CDS encoding glycosyl hydrolase family 28-related protein — protein sequence MPSSRILAALTAVAAISLLPAPAVAAPATATPSPVTRAALDPSLVAGRGAAVSFLEQEAEKARTTGTVIGPGRAAYTLPAEASGRSAVRLTPGQYVEFTLPKTANAITVRYSIPDAPAGGGLTAPLAVKAGGASRTMTLTSQYSWLYNQYPFTNDPNAGLLHPDWWIAECACVPAQTTPAPVISKPFRPSHFYDEQRLLLGRTVAAGEKVRLTASSAVPWTVIDLLDSELVGLPYVNLVAANVLAFGADPTGKRDSAPAFDKAIAFARKTKLKVYVPPGVFQVNRHILVDDVTIEGAGNWYTILKGREVALPAPAPDGSVHTGVGFYGKSAADGGSRNVHLSGFAIQGDVRERIDTDQVNAVGGAMSDSTIKGLHLQHTKVGLWFDGPMTNTRVEGNIIVDQIADGLNFHTGVTNSVARNNFLRNTGDDALAMWAEKTTNAGNTFDRNTVQTPVLANGIAIYGGKDITVSGNLIADPIREGSALHAGSRFGAEPFAGFVKFTNNTAVRAGTLDLNWNIGLGALWVYALDRSIEADIQVTGDHYLDSTYNAIMMVSEWAVKDLYAVPNAHFKDIRVDGTGTSVLSARVAGGASFENVDARNVGAVGINNCGSFGFTPAGSEFTVTDRGGNDGGWLAPWLLPNTITCDDRPPVVAPPAPSPWLP from the coding sequence ATGCCTTCGTCCCGGATATTGGCGGCCCTGACCGCCGTCGCCGCGATCTCACTCCTGCCGGCCCCCGCCGTGGCCGCGCCCGCCACCGCCACCCCGTCCCCGGTCACCCGGGCCGCTCTCGACCCGTCGCTGGTGGCCGGGCGAGGCGCCGCCGTGTCGTTCCTCGAGCAGGAGGCCGAGAAGGCCAGAACCACCGGCACGGTCATCGGTCCCGGCCGCGCGGCCTACACGCTGCCCGCCGAGGCCTCCGGCCGGTCCGCCGTCCGCCTCACCCCGGGCCAGTACGTCGAGTTCACGCTGCCCAAGACGGCCAACGCGATCACCGTGCGCTACAGCATCCCGGATGCCCCCGCCGGTGGCGGCCTGACCGCCCCGCTCGCCGTCAAGGCCGGCGGCGCCTCCCGCACCATGACGCTGACCTCGCAGTACTCGTGGCTCTACAACCAATATCCGTTCACCAACGACCCGAACGCCGGCCTGCTGCACCCCGACTGGTGGATCGCCGAGTGCGCCTGCGTGCCCGCGCAGACCACGCCCGCGCCGGTGATCAGCAAGCCGTTCCGGCCCAGCCACTTCTACGACGAGCAGCGCCTCCTGCTGGGCCGCACGGTCGCGGCGGGGGAGAAGGTGCGCCTGACCGCGTCGTCGGCCGTGCCGTGGACGGTCATCGACCTGCTCGACTCCGAACTGGTCGGACTCCCGTACGTCAACCTGGTGGCGGCGAACGTGCTCGCCTTCGGCGCCGACCCGACCGGAAAACGTGACTCGGCCCCGGCCTTCGACAAGGCCATCGCGTTCGCCAGGAAGACCAAGCTCAAGGTGTACGTGCCCCCGGGCGTGTTCCAGGTCAACCGGCACATCCTGGTCGACGACGTGACGATCGAGGGCGCCGGCAACTGGTACACGATCCTCAAGGGCCGCGAGGTCGCGCTGCCGGCGCCCGCGCCCGACGGCTCGGTGCACACCGGGGTGGGCTTCTACGGCAAGTCCGCGGCCGACGGGGGCAGCCGCAACGTGCACCTGTCCGGATTCGCGATCCAGGGTGACGTACGGGAAAGAATCGACACCGACCAGGTGAACGCGGTCGGCGGGGCGATGAGCGACTCCACGATCAAGGGTTTGCACCTGCAGCACACCAAGGTCGGCCTGTGGTTCGACGGGCCGATGACGAACACCCGGGTCGAAGGAAACATCATCGTCGACCAGATCGCCGACGGTCTCAACTTCCACACCGGCGTCACCAACTCGGTGGCCCGCAACAACTTCCTGCGCAACACCGGCGACGACGCGCTGGCCATGTGGGCCGAGAAGACCACCAACGCCGGCAACACGTTCGACCGCAACACCGTGCAGACCCCGGTGCTGGCCAACGGCATCGCGATCTACGGCGGCAAGGACATCACCGTCTCCGGCAACCTGATCGCCGACCCGATCCGCGAGGGCAGCGCCCTGCACGCCGGGTCGCGGTTCGGGGCCGAGCCGTTCGCGGGCTTCGTGAAATTCACGAACAACACCGCCGTACGGGCCGGAACGCTCGACCTGAACTGGAACATCGGGCTCGGCGCGCTCTGGGTCTACGCGCTCGACCGCAGCATCGAGGCCGACATCCAGGTCACCGGCGACCACTACCTCGACAGCACGTACAACGCGATCATGATGGTCTCCGAGTGGGCGGTGAAGGACCTCTACGCGGTGCCGAACGCCCACTTCAAGGACATCAGGGTCGACGGCACCGGCACGAGCGTGCTCAGCGCGCGGGTCGCCGGGGGCGCGTCGTTCGAGAATGTCGACGCCCGCAACGTCGGCGCCGTCGGGATCAACAACTGCGGCAGCTTCGGCTTTACCCCGGCCGGCTCCGAGTTCACCGTCACCGACCGTGGCGGCAACGACGGCGGCTGGCTCGCGCCGTGGCTGCTCCCCAACACGATCACCTGTGACGACCGGCCCCCGGTGGTGGCCCCGCCCGCGCCGTCACCCTGGCTACCCTGA
- a CDS encoding CehA/McbA family metallohydrolase: MTAHEHDHLTRRSLIAASGGLLVLAATPGSARAKTLNAPTAPGASRASAITQGTALVHADLHNHTLMSDGDGDPANAFASMREAGLDVAALTDHTTLFAIEGLSSSEWRRAGQLADAANDPGVYTAIRGFEWSHPLLGHVNVWYSGNFTDLGSSSSMGKLYDFIEGSGGISGFNHPGREVLRFNDFSYDAALRDQMVGLEMFNRGDDYLFDGWSSGQSSPLNACLNAGWRTGLTGVTDEHGTNWGFPEGKGRTGLWVAENTRNGVLEAMRARRFFATRVSGLRLDATASGVRMGSSLPFARGDVRFSVDLDRGPEWAGKPLKLQVLRPGTRAPEVVEVIDTTAGRTTEFTVPLDVADGSWVVLRVSDSTQANASPGPSGHPCNDWGVAYSSPWWLTS, translated from the coding sequence ATGACCGCCCATGAGCACGACCACCTGACCCGCCGTTCCCTGATCGCCGCGTCCGGCGGCCTGCTGGTGCTGGCCGCCACCCCGGGCAGCGCCCGGGCCAAGACGCTCAACGCCCCCACCGCACCGGGCGCCTCGCGCGCGTCGGCGATCACGCAGGGCACCGCGCTGGTGCACGCCGACCTGCACAACCACACGCTGATGTCGGACGGCGACGGCGACCCGGCCAACGCGTTCGCCTCGATGCGGGAGGCCGGCCTGGACGTGGCCGCGCTGACCGATCACACCACGCTGTTCGCGATCGAAGGCTTGTCGTCGTCGGAGTGGCGGCGGGCCGGGCAGCTCGCCGACGCCGCCAACGACCCCGGCGTCTACACGGCGATCCGCGGTTTCGAGTGGTCGCATCCGCTGCTCGGGCACGTCAACGTCTGGTACAGCGGCAATTTCACCGACCTGGGCAGTTCGTCGAGCATGGGCAAGCTCTACGACTTCATCGAGGGCTCGGGCGGCATCAGCGGCTTCAACCACCCGGGCCGCGAGGTTCTGCGGTTCAACGATTTCTCGTATGATGCGGCTCTGCGCGATCAGATGGTCGGTCTGGAGATGTTCAACCGGGGCGACGACTACCTGTTCGACGGCTGGTCGAGCGGGCAGAGTTCGCCGCTCAACGCGTGCCTCAACGCGGGCTGGCGTACGGGCCTGACCGGTGTGACCGACGAGCACGGCACCAATTGGGGCTTCCCCGAGGGCAAAGGCCGTACGGGGTTGTGGGTCGCCGAGAACACCCGCAACGGGGTGCTGGAGGCGATGCGGGCGCGGCGGTTCTTCGCCACGCGGGTGAGCGGGCTGCGGCTCGACGCGACGGCTTCCGGCGTACGGATGGGCAGCTCGCTGCCTTTCGCCCGGGGTGATGTGCGCTTCTCCGTCGACCTGGACCGGGGCCCGGAGTGGGCCGGTAAGCCGCTCAAGCTGCAGGTGCTGCGGCCCGGCACGCGAGCGCCCGAGGTGGTCGAGGTGATCGACACGACGGCCGGGCGGACCACCGAGTTCACGGTGCCGCTCGACGTCGCGGACGGCTCGTGGGTCGTGCTCCGCGTGTCCGACTCGACGCAGGCCAACGCGTCGCCGGGGCCTTCGGGTCACCCGTGTAACGACTGGGGCGTCGCTTATTCCAGCCCGTGGTGGCTGACCAGCTGA
- a CDS encoding CehA/McbA family metallohydrolase — translation MTPGHRHHVSRRSLLAGAGGLFVLGSAPGAQAAPRTGAGRASRISRGTTLVHADLHNHTLLSDGMGEPELAYASMRKAGMDVAALTDHATDSGFTGITTAKWKQIGELTDQAHASGTYTSLRGFEWSHSHLGHVNVWGTDTFLGAGGVKKISTLYDWLAGTDGVASFNHPGRQRERFDEFAYDARVAGHMVALEMFNNEDDYLFEGYPKFSSPLVACLNAGWRTGLSGVADEHGFDWGHDEGKGRTGLWVTKNSRSGVLAAMRARRFFASRVSGLRLDATADGVRMGGRLPIAKRAVTFRVDLDRGPEFAGPLNVQVLRPGTSVPEVVEMRQLESGKILTFTVPLDVAEGDWVVLRIADPSRDNPAPGPAGHACNDFGLAYSSPWWLTGGSVPAKTSTRHPSGR, via the coding sequence GTGACCCCAGGCCACCGACACCATGTTTCCCGCCGTTCCCTGCTGGCCGGGGCGGGCGGCCTGTTCGTGCTGGGCTCCGCGCCCGGCGCGCAGGCCGCACCGCGTACGGGGGCCGGACGGGCGTCGCGGATCAGCCGCGGCACCACCCTCGTGCACGCCGACCTGCACAACCACACCCTGCTGTCGGACGGCATGGGCGAACCTGAACTGGCCTACGCGTCGATGCGCAAGGCCGGGATGGACGTCGCCGCGCTCACCGACCACGCCACCGACTCGGGCTTCACCGGGATCACCACGGCCAAGTGGAAGCAGATCGGTGAGCTGACCGATCAGGCCCACGCGTCCGGCACCTACACGTCGCTGCGCGGCTTCGAGTGGTCGCACTCGCACCTCGGGCACGTCAACGTGTGGGGCACCGACACGTTCCTGGGCGCGGGCGGGGTCAAGAAGATCTCCACCCTGTACGACTGGCTGGCCGGCACCGACGGCGTGGCCAGCTTCAACCATCCGGGGCGGCAGCGGGAACGGTTCGACGAGTTCGCGTACGACGCCCGGGTGGCCGGCCACATGGTCGCGCTGGAAATGTTCAACAACGAGGACGACTACCTGTTCGAGGGCTACCCGAAGTTCAGCTCGCCGCTGGTGGCCTGCCTCAACGCGGGCTGGCGGACGGGTCTGAGCGGGGTGGCCGACGAGCACGGCTTCGACTGGGGGCACGACGAGGGCAAGGGCCGTACGGGGCTCTGGGTCACCAAGAACTCCCGCTCCGGGGTGCTGGCCGCGATGCGGGCCCGGCGGTTCTTCGCGAGCCGGGTCAGCGGGCTGCGCCTGGACGCCACGGCCGACGGCGTACGGATGGGGGGTCGTCTGCCGATCGCCAAGCGCGCGGTGACCTTCCGCGTCGACCTCGACCGTGGTCCCGAGTTCGCCGGTCCGCTCAACGTGCAGGTGCTGCGGCCCGGTACCTCGGTGCCCGAGGTGGTCGAGATGCGGCAGCTGGAGTCGGGCAAGATCCTCACGTTCACCGTGCCGCTCGATGTGGCCGAGGGCGACTGGGTGGTGCTGCGGATCGCCGACCCGAGCCGCGACAACCCGGCACCCGGCCCGGCCGGGCACGCCTGCAACGACTTCGGCCTCGCCTACTCCAGCCCGTGGTGGCTGACCGGCGGATCCGTCCCGGCCAAAACATCAACTCGGCACCCGTCCGGCCGATAG
- a CDS encoding EAL and HDOD domain-containing protein: MRSSESADGTQLVHVGRQPIFDVHGDVIAYELLFRGSMAAVAAGRQDTYATSTVMINAFTEFGINEVAGDRFCFINLTREFLAGELPLPFGPAQVVLEVLETVEMDDEVIAGITKLAEAGYRIALDDFVWGAGHEQLFSLASYVKLDLLDGDLSHLDEVVAAVRQFPNIQLVAERLETDEQVALADHYGMELRQGYALSRPQVLTASSLSPSRLRRLELVNALSAPDADMPRIVSIIASDPALSLRVLRASNSVAAGHANRVSSVRQAVVMVGLKHIRQWAMLMVLDDVGGATEEHMLGVLTRARLCENVAQWFGAAPDAAFMAGVITGVAAVLGIPPAAMTEQFPLAPAVAAALTTGSGRLGQVLRAVDSYERGELGTFDLAPQYMDAVRWSTRALDASNRLAAA, encoded by the coding sequence GTGAGATCATCGGAGTCCGCGGACGGCACCCAGCTGGTGCACGTCGGTCGTCAGCCGATCTTCGATGTGCACGGCGACGTCATCGCCTACGAGCTGCTCTTCCGGGGCAGCATGGCGGCGGTCGCGGCGGGCCGCCAGGACACGTACGCGACCAGCACCGTCATGATCAACGCGTTCACCGAGTTCGGCATCAACGAAGTCGCGGGCGACCGGTTCTGCTTCATCAACCTGACCCGCGAGTTCCTCGCCGGGGAGCTGCCGCTGCCGTTCGGTCCGGCCCAGGTGGTGCTGGAGGTGCTGGAGACGGTCGAGATGGACGACGAGGTGATCGCCGGGATCACGAAGCTGGCCGAGGCCGGTTATCGGATCGCCCTGGACGACTTCGTCTGGGGCGCCGGGCACGAGCAGCTGTTCAGCCTGGCCTCGTACGTGAAACTCGATCTTCTCGACGGCGACCTGAGCCACTTGGACGAGGTGGTCGCGGCCGTGCGGCAGTTCCCGAACATCCAGCTCGTGGCCGAACGGCTGGAGACCGACGAGCAGGTCGCGCTGGCCGACCACTACGGCATGGAACTGCGCCAGGGGTACGCCCTGAGCCGCCCGCAGGTGCTGACCGCGTCCAGCCTGTCCCCGTCCCGGCTGCGTCGGCTCGAGCTGGTCAACGCGCTCAGCGCCCCCGACGCCGACATGCCGCGCATCGTCTCGATCATCGCGAGCGACCCGGCCCTGTCGTTGCGGGTGCTGCGGGCCAGCAACTCCGTCGCCGCGGGCCACGCCAACCGGGTCTCCTCGGTGCGGCAGGCCGTCGTGATGGTCGGCCTCAAACACATCAGGCAGTGGGCGATGCTCATGGTGCTGGACGACGTCGGCGGGGCCACCGAGGAACACATGCTGGGCGTGCTGACCCGGGCCCGGCTGTGCGAGAACGTGGCGCAGTGGTTCGGGGCCGCACCCGACGCGGCCTTCATGGCCGGGGTGATCACGGGGGTGGCGGCGGTGCTGGGCATCCCGCCGGCCGCCATGACCGAGCAGTTCCCCCTGGCCCCGGCGGTGGCGGCCGCGCTCACCACCGGCAGCGGGCGGCTCGGGCAGGTGCTGCGGGCCGTCGACTCGTACGAGCGGGGTGAGCTGGGCACCTTCGACCTGGCCCCGCAGTACATGGACGCCGTGCGGTGGTCGACGCGGGCCCTGGACGCCTCGAACCGGCTGGCCGCCGCGTAA
- a CDS encoding SDR family NAD(P)-dependent oxidoreductase, with product MNIAIVTGAGSGLGRFLAAGLAEDGLHVIAADVDAAAAAETARLTGGTAVRCDVTSRAEAEALIARAVEAGGPHVLINNAGGWTPGVQFPDAEPEAWGRTLDLNLRAPMHLTQLALAPMARLGGGAIVNIASSAGSEETPYGSPEYGAAKAGLIRFTTALGAPDRIGGTRVTCLVPNWIGLDRAHAELAAMSPEERAQAAPLIPPSKVVAAALGLLRAGAGGTVLELVGA from the coding sequence ATGAACATCGCCATTGTCACCGGGGCCGGTTCCGGGCTCGGCCGTTTCCTCGCGGCCGGCCTGGCGGAGGACGGTCTGCACGTCATAGCGGCCGACGTCGACGCCGCCGCGGCCGCGGAAACGGCCCGGCTGACCGGCGGCACGGCCGTGCGCTGCGATGTGACCTCCCGCGCGGAGGCCGAAGCCCTGATCGCGCGGGCGGTCGAGGCCGGTGGTCCGCACGTGCTGATCAACAACGCCGGTGGCTGGACGCCCGGGGTGCAGTTCCCCGACGCCGAGCCCGAGGCGTGGGGCCGCACCCTCGACCTCAACCTGCGCGCCCCCATGCACCTGACCCAGCTGGCCCTGGCCCCGATGGCCCGGCTGGGCGGCGGCGCGATCGTCAACATCGCCTCGTCGGCCGGGTCGGAGGAGACCCCGTACGGCTCCCCCGAGTACGGCGCGGCGAAGGCCGGGCTGATCCGGTTCACCACGGCGCTGGGCGCCCCGGACCGGATCGGCGGCACGCGGGTGACGTGCCTGGTGCCCAACTGGATCGGGCTGGACCGCGCGCACGCCGAACTGGCCGCCATGTCGCCCGAGGAGCGCGCGCAGGCGGCCCCGCTGATCCCGCCGTCCAAAGTTGTCGCGGCCGCACTCGGGCTGCTGCGGGCCGGGGCCGGCGGGACGGTGCTAGAGCTCGTCGGCGCGTGA
- a CDS encoding RNA polymerase sigma factor: MDAVAQAHREHWGRIVATLIRVTGDWTLAEDCAQDALAVALERWPRDGVPGNPGGWLVTVARNRALDQIRRAAVEQRKLREAVMIEPPHDDTDDRLSLIFTCCHPALALEARVALTLRTVAGLSTADIARAFLVTEPTMTRRITRAKAKIAQARIPYRVPEGDALGERLPGVLAVLYLLFNRGYDGETVLADEAIRLTRMLAGLMPGESEVASLLALFLVQHSRRHARRDERGDLVPLDRQDRTRWDRAAIAEALEILLRTPIEGPYALHARIAAGHVGAESDWRSIALWYDELARVQPTAVVELNRAVAHGYAYGPEVGLEMLPKLDNYPLVTAVEADLTARAGRPEDAKRLFRRAAAETPDGPERRALLSRADEL, encoded by the coding sequence ATGGACGCCGTCGCGCAGGCCCACCGGGAGCACTGGGGTCGCATCGTCGCGACCCTGATCCGGGTGACGGGGGATTGGACGCTGGCCGAGGACTGCGCGCAGGACGCGCTGGCGGTCGCGCTGGAACGGTGGCCGCGCGACGGTGTTCCCGGCAATCCGGGCGGCTGGTTGGTGACTGTCGCCCGGAACCGGGCCCTCGACCAGATCAGGCGGGCCGCCGTCGAGCAACGCAAGCTGCGGGAGGCAGTGATGATCGAGCCGCCGCACGACGACACGGACGACCGGCTGAGCCTGATCTTCACGTGCTGCCATCCGGCGCTCGCGCTGGAGGCCCGGGTGGCGCTCACCCTGCGTACGGTGGCCGGGCTTTCAACGGCCGACATAGCGCGCGCCTTCCTGGTCACCGAACCTACGATGACCAGGCGCATCACCCGGGCCAAAGCCAAGATCGCGCAGGCGCGCATCCCGTACCGGGTGCCGGAGGGTGACGCGCTCGGTGAGCGGCTGCCGGGTGTGCTGGCGGTGCTCTATCTGCTGTTCAACCGGGGCTACGACGGCGAGACGGTGCTGGCCGACGAGGCGATCCGCCTGACCCGCATGCTGGCGGGGCTGATGCCGGGCGAGTCCGAGGTGGCCTCGCTGCTCGCGTTGTTCCTGGTGCAGCATTCGCGGCGGCACGCCCGGCGCGATGAGCGCGGTGACCTCGTCCCGTTGGACCGCCAGGACCGTACGAGATGGGACCGCGCGGCCATCGCCGAGGCGCTGGAGATCCTGCTGCGGACACCCATCGAGGGCCCGTACGCCCTGCACGCCCGGATCGCCGCCGGTCATGTGGGTGCGGAGTCGGACTGGCGGTCGATCGCGCTCTGGTACGACGAACTGGCCCGGGTGCAGCCGACCGCTGTCGTCGAACTGAACCGGGCGGTGGCGCACGGGTATGCGTACGGTCCCGAGGTAGGTCTGGAAATGCTACCGAAACTGGATAATTATCCCCTGGTCACAGCCGTCGAAGCGGATCTCACAGCGCGCGCGGGCCGCCCGGAGGACGCAAAGAGGCTCTTCCGCCGGGCGGCCGCGGAAACCCCCGACGGGCCGGAAAGAAGGGCCCTGCTGTCACGCGCCGACGAGCTCTAG
- a CDS encoding YciI family protein, producing the protein MKYMMFVCSDPEPETDDSRVPDIEVWVAENDAAGRRVTGNVLAPPSAATTVRVRGGQTMLTDGPFTETKEVIVGFDILECADLDEAIAVAAAHPMAHAGRIELRPYADL; encoded by the coding sequence ATGAAGTACATGATGTTCGTCTGCAGCGACCCCGAGCCCGAGACCGACGACTCCCGGGTGCCCGACATCGAGGTGTGGGTGGCCGAGAACGACGCCGCCGGGCGCCGCGTGACCGGGAACGTGCTGGCCCCGCCGAGCGCGGCCACGACCGTACGGGTGCGGGGTGGTCAGACGATGCTCACCGACGGCCCGTTCACCGAGACCAAAGAGGTGATCGTGGGTTTCGACATCCTCGAGTGCGCCGACTTGGACGAGGCGATCGCGGTCGCCGCCGCGCATCCGATGGCCCATGCCGGGCGTATCGAGCTGCGGCCCTACGCCGACCTCTGA